A genomic segment from Plasmodium sp. gorilla clade G2 genome assembly, chromosome: 3 encodes:
- a CDS encoding circumsporozoite- and TRAP-related protein, with the protein MKKAFVLIFSCLLLFLHLHTVRTHYAKNEETNNKDTKLKKKRNSKTFNKKLTNKSFLQVQHTVSTRSVPPPPCLGDDCFCQNYYDLTLILDESASIGSKNWKNHVIPFTDKIINDLTISKNEVHVGILLFSSKNRDYVTYGDELRYQKDELLKKVEKLKKDYYCGGGTKILGALKYSLENYTKHKNVRYNAPKVTILFTDGNENSASNKQLLEMGLTYRRERVKLLVLGVAAAEDKKLKLIAGCEENTNCPYSMKAEWETINDITKRLTNKICHTESEIEPEPQPEPSTPTTHCQGDDCFCEDYYDLTLILDESRSITLNKWKNDVVPFAEKVLNNLNIDKDKIHVGIMRFAKSMKTDTGYEQETRYMKNDLIKLVRDLKNKYGSGGATHLVDALQYSLKTFTRHPNNRVDAPKVTILFTDGNETSKKEKDIRDIGLLYRKENVKLIVVGVNLATEKSLKLLAGCTENEECLRVIKCEWNDLTNITKILTDKICNTGSVELPKPEENPEPVEKPNPEENPNPVEKPNPEENPNPVEKPNPEENPNPVEKPEPEKNPCINMEDCYCKDFYDLTLVLDESASISDLIWKNEVIPFALEIIKRINISYKNVHMGVLLFSEYTRDVVRFYDNARYEKGTLQTKINDLKRDYRSGKKTYITQALRYALTYYSKLSNRKEAPKVTMLFTDGNDSNESEKGLNDIALLYRKEHVKLLVVGVSTASENKLKMLVGCATNVVCPFVIKTEWGLLKSVSEVFVKKICDTGVVLPPGSPSESNPGNPSESSPGNPSESSPGSPSESTPGNPSESSPGSPSESTPSCSGTECLCHNTYDLTLIIDESASIGYSNWEKEVVPFTVGIASNLEISEKKVNMGILLFSDKIREFIKYGQKESYDKINLVRRIHDLKKYYKSGGFSYIVEALKYGLYSYAKSTSTRLDVPKVNILLTDGNNTNTSDFILTEVSSLYKKENVKLLLIGIGGPTIHKLRLLGGCDKSDGDCPYVVKAEWNNLKYTSNLIINKICHTDTPVEKPGDSSSVCNSKDDCICKNYFDLTYIEVPTLNSTYTWKSEFMDCSKNIMNSFVIDKNQVHVSLIISLEKKSVHQGFDDVNSYNKNELVKTLGKLENSMVLNKTNILDSLVYGIQQSFGKGHRENAPKVTILLTNSNSDLSDEKALQDIYLNYKERSIKLLIIGIGITNKEKLLHAGGCNMNGNNCPHVYASKSFSYIGGVDTFLEVNKCDNSSSSDNNGGDNGNGTEGNVNPDTPSCNDNDDDDKCNNDDSNIICTKVLDIAVVLDQSSNISKDQWNVYVKQFVINTVNQNYLSKYRSHITIVKMGKSTKEKWSLNKKISYQKKKIIKKINKLPISYSKKKDIAKSLKYVRTKVFKKSETNRKKLIIMLVEGKSNSNMNDLRKEVGLLKVNNIDFFAYAIDNIDQTEYKILGDCESSVDMGIMGNSPSSPSYLPCKNIVKVSWDTLLSSTDIHMKYICNGYPEDAECSEWEEWSPCPENCPTINNNNNNNRTYFPHLSKRERKGPYTLKGEEYMGEKYGSSCMELKSIEYRSCPINAGCNDMCGDFGEWSECSATCGEGIRVRNRDNSLDNDDKCKLFNSTEMEACNIQECDDNNNVDICEDIGEWSDWSSCSKTCGYSTRSRTFSILPEYIGEYPNCKTFERSETEVCAFIPACSDETCFEWEEWNEWSSPCSPRKRVQKARVLKNNGVINSSGDNNNNNNNNAKRGMEHTHSTFTSYNNKKSDLCEEEVRHYLNKVEYDEESTCENKNPCGDWSDWSECDRTCNVGVRIRHFISHMFDMVSDEDEKECLEYYNKVETEDCLHLPPCDGGECSDWETWVECKEEDMIGNNCHKPNKKILTRKLELLKNKDITRSKNTSDVCNDYTLFREEDCPQLNDTCINALCNEWEEWGDCSSTCGEGSFKIRKRKAPLELIPASQDINGNIGLTCAQQNIKVEEREACIVPACEDESTNGGTVVDGSTTPSSPSDSNNNDGSSGNNTGDSNDKKGMGTGEKVSIAAGVIGLVALAAGGLIYGYNTLNGGEPPHSSNMEFENVENNTGAEEQENEDFEVVDADDPMWN; encoded by the coding sequence ATGAAGAAAGcatttgtattaatattttcctgTCTCTTACTTTTTTTGCATCTGCACACTGTAAGAACGCATTATGCCAAAAATGAAGAGACAAATAATAAGGATACTAAATTGAAAAAGAAACGTAATTCCAAAACTttcaataaaaaattaacaaacAAATCCTTTCTTCAAGTACAACATACTGTATCAACTAGATCTGTACCACCGCCACCATGTCTTGGAGATGATTGCTTCTGCCAAAATTATTACGATTTAACATTAATTTTGGATGAATCTGCAAGCATAGGATCAAAAAATTGGAAAAACCATGTTATTCCATTTActgataaaattataaacgATTTAACAATAAGCAAAAATGAAGTACATGTAGgaattttgttattttctAGTAAAAATAGAGATTACGTCACTTATGGTGATGAATTAAGATATCAAAAAGATGAGCTTCTAAAAAAggtagaaaaattaaaaaaagactATTATTGTGGAGGAGGAACAAAAATATTAGGTGCATTGAAATATTCTCTGGAAAATTAtacaaaacataaaaatgttaGATATAATGCACCTAAAGtaacaatattatttacTGATGGTAATGAAAATTCTGCATCTAATAAACAACTTTTGGAAATGGGTTTGACATACAGAAGAGAACGAGTAAAGTTATTAGTTCTTGGTGTAGCAGCTGCTGAAGATAAAAAGTTAAAATTAATAGCTGGGTGTGAAGAAAATACCAACTGCCCATATTCCATGAAAGCAGAATGGGAAACTATAAATGACATAACAAAGAgattaacaaataaaatatgtcaTACAGAATCGGAAATAGAACCAGAACCACAGCCAGAACCTTCCACACCAACAACACATTGCCAAGGTGATGATTGCTTTTGTGAGGATTATTACGATTTAACTTTAATTTTAGATGAGTCACGAAGTATAACTCTCAACAAATGGAAGAATGACGTAGTTCCATTTGCCGAAAAAGTtttgaataatttaaatatcgACAAAGATAAAATACATGTTGGAATTATGCGTTTCGCTAAATCTATGAAAACGGATACAGGTTATGAGCAGGAAACAAGATATATGAAAAACGATTTGATAAAATTAGTTagagatttaaaaaataaatatggatCTGGTGGTGCTACCCATCTTGTCGATGCTTTACAATATTCATTAAAAACTTTTACAAGACACCCCAATAATAGAGTCGATGCACCTAAGGtaacaatattatttacGGATGGTAATGAAACTtctaaaaaggaaaaagataTACGAGATATAGgattattatatagaaaagaaaatgtaaAGCTAATAGTAGTAGGGGTTAATTTAGCTACGGAGAAAagtttaaaattattagCTGGTTGTACtgaaaatgaagaatgtCTACGAGTTATTAAATGCGAATGGAATGATTTAACAAATATAACTAAAATACTTACGGATAAGATATGTAATACAGGATCGGTAGAATTACCAAAACCTGAAGAGAATCCTGAACCAGTAGAAAAACCAAATCCAGAAGAAAATCCTAATCCAGTGGAAAAACCAAATCCAGAAGAAAATCCTAATCCAGTGGAAAAACCAAATCCAGAAGAAAATCCTAATCCAGTGGAAAAACCCGAACCCGAAAAGAATCCTTGTATAAACATGGAAGATTGCTATTGTAAAGATTTTTATGATCTAACTTTAGTTTTAGATGAATCAGCTAGTATATCTGATTTAATATGGAAAAACGAAGTTATTCCATTTGCTTTggaaattattaaaagaataaatataagttATAAAAATGTGCACATGGGCGTTTTGCTTTTCTCTGAATACACTAGAGATGTTGTTAGATTTTATGATAATGCAAGATATGAAAAAGGGACACtacaaacaaaaataaatgatcTAAAAAGAGATTATAGAAGTGGAAAGAAGACATATATAACACAAGCTCTACGATATGCATTAACATATTATAGCAAACTTTCAAATAGAAAAGAAGCACCTAAAGTAACCATGTTATTTACAGATGGAAATGATTCCAATGAATCAGAAAAGGGATTAAATGACATTGCATTGTTATATAGAAAAGAACATGTGAAATTATTGGTAGTAGGAGTTTCTACAGCAAGTGAGAATAAATTGAAAATGTTAGTTGGTTGTGCAACAAATGTTGTTTGCCCATTTGTTATTAAAACGGAGTGGGGATTATTGAAAAGTGTATCAGAAGtgtttgtaaaaaaaatatgtgacACTGGAGTGGTATTGCCACCTGGAAGTCCCTCTGAATCAAACCCTGGAAATCCTTCCGAATCATCACCTGGAAATCCTTCCGAATCATCACCTGGAAGTCCCTCCGAATCAACACCAGGAAATCCCTCTGAATCATCACCAGGAAGTCCCTCCGAATCAACACCTTCTTGCAGTGGAACCGAATGTTTATGTCACAATACCTACGACTTAACATTAATTATAGACGAATCTGCAAGTATCGGATATTCTAACTGGGAAAAGGAAGTAGTTCCCTTTACTGTAGGAATTGCAAGTAATTTAGAAATAAGTGAAAAGAAAGTAAACATgggaatattattattttctgacAAGATTAGAGAGTTCATTAAATATGGACAAAAAGAAAGTTATGATAAAATTAACTTAGTAAGAAGAATACAcgatttgaaaaaatattataaatcagGAGGATTTTCATATATAGTAGAAGCTTTGAAATATggattatattcatatgcaAAAAGTACATCTACTAGATTAGATGTTCCTAAAGTAAATATTTTGCTTACTGATGGGAATAATACAAATACGtctgattttattttaactgaaGTGAGTTCCTTATATAAGAAAGAAAACGTAAAGTTATTATTGATTGGTATTGGAGGTCCTACTATACATAAGTTAAGATTGTTAGGTGGTTGTGATAAATCGGATGGTGATTGTCCATATGTTGTAAAAGCAGAAtggaataatttaaaatatacatcaaatttaattattaataaaatatgtcaTACAGATACTCCAGTAGAAAAACCAGGAGATAGTTCATCTGTATGTAATTCTAAGGATGATTGTATATGTAAGAATTATTTTGACTTGACATATATTGAAGTTCCAACATTAAATAGTACTTATACATGGAAAAGTGAGTTTATGGATtgttcaaaaaatataatgaatagtTTTGTTATAGATAAAAATCAGGTACATGTTTCCTTGATAATATCTTTAGAAAAGAAGTCTGTTCACCAAGGCTTTGATGATGTtaattcttataataaaaatgaattagtAAAAACATTAGGAAAGTTAGAGAATTCTATGGTTTTAAACAAAACGAATATATTAGATTCATTAGTATATGGTATTCAACAATCTTTTGGAAAAGGACATAGAGAAAACGCGCCAAAAGTTACTATATTATTAACAAATAGTAATAGTGATTTATCTGATGAGAAGGCATTACAAGATATATACTTAAATTACAAAGAGAGATCAATTAAGTTATTAATTATAGGTATAGGTATAACGAATAAGGAAAAATTACTTCATGCTGGAGGATGTAATATGAATGGGAATAATTGTCCACATGTATATGCATCTAAAAGTTTTTCATATATTGGTGGTGTTGATACATTTTTAGAAGTAAACAAATGTgataatagtagtagtagtgaTAATAATGGAGGTGACAATGGGAATGGGACAGAAGGAAATGTAAATCCAGATACACCTTCatgtaatgataatgatgatgatgataaatgtaataatgatgacagtaatataatatgtactAAAGTTTTAGATATAGCTGTAGTATTAGATCAGTCTAGTAATATATCCAAAGATCAATGGAATGTATATGTAAAACAGTTTGTTATAAATACAGTGAACCAAAACTATTTGTCAAAATATCGAAGTCATATAACTATTGTAAAAATGGGAAAGAGTACTAAAGAAAAATGGagtttaaacaaaaaaattagttatcaaaagaagaagattattaaaaaaataaacaaattacCAATATCTTATTCAAAGAAGAAGGATATAGCAAAGAGCTTAAAGTATGTAAGGACAaaagtatttaaaaaaagtgaaacaaatagaaaaaaattaataataatgttagtTGAAGGAAAATCAAACAGTAATATGAATGATTTGAGAAAAGAAGTTGGATTATTAAAagtaaataatattgattttTTTGCATACGCAATAGATAATATAGACCAAACAGAATACAAAATACTTGGAGATTGTGAAAGTTCAGTAGACATGGGAATTATGGGGAATTCACCATCATCTCCTTCTTATTTGCcatgtaaaaatatagttAAGGTATCATGGGATACATTATTATCTTCAACAGATATACATATGAAGTATATTTGTAATGGTTATCCTGAAGATGCCGAATGTTCTGAATGGGAAGAATGGAGTCCCTGCCCTGAAAATTGTCCaacaattaataataataataataataatagaacaTATTTTCCACATCTAAGCAAACGGGAAAGGAAAGGACCATATACATTAAAAGGAGAAGAATATATGGGTGAGAAATATGGAAGTTCTTGTATGGAATTAAAATCTATTGAATATCGATCATGCCCTATAAATGCAGGTTGTAATGATATGTGTGGAGATTTTGGTGAATGGAGTGAGTGTAGTGCAACATGTGGAGAAGGTATACGAGTAAGAAATAGAGATAATTCTTTAGACAATGATGACAaatgtaaattatttaattcaacTGAGATGGAAGCATGTAATATTCAAGaatgtgatgataataataatgtagatATATGTGAGGATATTGGAGAATGGAGTGATTGGTCCTCTTGTTCTAAAACTTGTGGATATTCAACAAGAAGTAGAACGTTTAGTATTTTACCAGAATATATAGGAGAATATCCTAACTGCAAAACATTTGAAAGGAGTGAAACAGAAGTATGTGCTTTTATTCCTGCATGTTCTGATGAAACATGTTTTGAATGGGAAGAGTGGAATGAATGGTCTTCTCCATGTAGTCCTAGGAAAAGAGTTCAGAAAGCTCgagtattaaaaaataatggtGTTATTAATAGTAGTGgcgataataataataataataataataatgctaAAAGAGGGATGGAGCATACACATTCTACATTTActtcttataataataaaaaatctgATTTATGTGAAGAAGAAGTGCgacattatttaaataaagtaGAATATGATGAGGAATCTACATGTGAAAATAAAAACCCTTGTGGTGATTGGTCAGACTGGTCTGAGTGTGATAGGACATGTAATGTTGGTGTTCGAATAAGACATTTTATATCTCACATGTTTGATATGGTTTCAGATGAAGATGAAAAGGAATGTttagaatattataataaagttGAAACGGAAGATTGTTTGCATTTACCACCATGTGACGGAGGTGAATGTAGTGATTGGGAAACTTGGGTAGAATGTAAAGAAGAAGATATGATTGGAAACAATTGTCATAaaccaaataaaaaaatattaactaGAAAGTTGGAattattgaaaaataaagatataacaAGATCAAAAAATACATCTGATGTTTGTAATGACTATACATTATTTAGAGAAGAAGATTGTCCTCAATTAAATGATACATGTATAAATGCATTATGTAATGAATGGGAAGAATGGGGAGATTGTTCCAGTACTTGTGGAGAGGGGTCatttaaaataagaaaaagaaaagcaCCTTTAGAATTGATACCTGCATCTCAAGATATAAATGGAAATATTGGTTTGACATGTGcacaacaaaatataaaagttgAGGAAAGAGAAGCTTGTATAGTTCCAGCATGTGAAGATGAATCTACAAACGGAGGAACAGTAGTAGATGGATCTACTACTCCTTCTTCTCCATCTGacagtaataataatgatggcTCATCGGGTAATAATACAGGAGattcaaatgataaaaaGGGTATGGGAACAGGTGAAAAGGTTTCGATAGCTGCTGGAGTAATAGGATTAGTAGCCTTAGCAGCAGGAGGTTTGATATATGGATACAATACGTTAAATGGTGGTGAGCCCCCTCATAGTTCTAATATGGAATTTGAAAATGTGGAGAACAATACAGGTGCAGAAGAGCAAGAAAATGAGGATTTTGAGGTAGTGGACGCGGATGACCCTATGTGGAACTAA